One stretch of Arachis duranensis cultivar V14167 chromosome 1, aradu.V14167.gnm2.J7QH, whole genome shotgun sequence DNA includes these proteins:
- the LOC107463718 gene encoding uncharacterized protein LOC107463718 produces the protein MKSFWNNLGYQGVGIVEANGHSGGIWVLCSNSNISVRVLDVVDQCISFEITMGNTSSYCSAVYANPHIHRRKELWGDLTRIANMIHGPWIVLGDFNDVLWQSEVRGGQFRLARAEQFAEILEDCGLFDMGAIGRRFTWYRKVKGGVQVAKKLDRAVINQDWRLMFPEAYTEVLARLHSDHCPLFTR, from the coding sequence ATGAAATCTTTTTGGAATAATCTAGGTTACCAGGGTGTTGGTATTGTTGAGGCTAATGGTCATAGTGGGGGTATCTGGGTTTTatgttcaaattcaaatatttctGTGAGAGTATTGGATGTAGTTGATCAATGTATCAGTTTTGAAATCACTATGGGCAATACATCTAGTTACTGCAGTGCGGTGTATGCTAATCCGCATATACATCGGCGTAAAGAACTGTGGGGTGACTTGACAAGGATTGCTAATATGATCCACGGACCTTGGATTGTGTTAGGGGACTTTAATGATGTTCTGTGGCAGAGTGAAGTTAGAGGGGGGCAGTTTAGACTTGCCAGAGCAGAACAATTTGCGGAAATATTAGAGGATTGTGGGCTGTTTGATATGGGGGCTATTGGGAGAAGATTCACTTGGTACAGGAAGGTGAAAGGTGGGGTGCAGGTGGCTAAGAAGCTTGATAGAGCAGTCATCAACCAGGACTGGCGACTAATGTTTCCGGAGGCTTATACTGAGGTGCTGGCGCGCCTTCACTCTGATCATTGCCCATTGTTCACTAGGTGA
- the LOC107463234 gene encoding pathogenesis-related protein 2-like, whose amino-acid sequence MAVFTFEDEITSTVPPAKLYNALKDADSITPKIIDDVKSVEIVEGNGGPGTIKKLTIVENGETKFILHKVEAIDEANYAYNYSVVGGVALPPTAEKITFETKLVEGPNGGSIGKLTLKYHSKGDAKPDEEELKKGKAKGEGLFRAIEGYVLANPTLY is encoded by the exons ATGGCCGTCTTCACTTTTGAGGATGAAATCACCTCCACCGTCCCCCCTGCTAAGCTTTACAATGCTTTGAAGGATGCCGACTCCATCACCCCTAAGATTATTGATGACGTCAAGAGTGTTGAAATCGTCGAGGGAAACGGTGGTCCTGGAACCATCAAGAAACTCACCATTGTCGAAA ATGGAGAAACCAAGTTTATCTTGCACAAAGTGGAGGCAATAGATGAGGCTAACTATGCATACAACTACAGCGTGGTTGGAGGAGTGGCGCTGCCTCCCACGGCGGAGAAGATAACATTTGAGACAAAGCTGGTAGAAGGACCCAACGGAGGATCCATTGGGAAGCTTACTCTCAAGTACCACTCTAAAGGAGATGCAAAGCCAGATGAGGAAGAGTTGAAGAAGGGTAAGGCCAAGGGTGAAGGTCTCTTCAGGGCTATTGAGGGTTACGTCTTGGCCAACCCTACTCTGTATTGA